The nucleotide window CGGAGTGGAATAACCTACATATTCCGCATTGCGAGCGGCATGATCCGGGTCCAGCATGAAGTTGATAAACTGGTGTGCCCCTTCAATATTACTTGCCGTCTTCGGAATAACCATGTTATCGAACCAGAGGTTTGAGCCTTCTTCAGGCACCATGTAATCCAACTTTTCGTTCTCATCCATAATCTCGGATGCATCCCCGGACCACACGAGTCCAACCGCTGCTTCCTCATTCGCGAGCAGCATCTTGATCTCGTCTCCGACAATTGCTCTGACGTTCGGTGTCAATGTCGACAGCTTCTTCAGTGCTTCTTGCAGATGGTCTTCGTTGGTATCGTTCAGGGAATAGCCGAGACTGTTGAGCCCCATACCAATGACTTCACGTGCACCGTCAAGGAGCAAGATTTGATTTTTCAGACGTGTGTCCCACAGGTCATTCCAGCTATCAAACGTCAACCCATCCACCAGTTCGGGATTGTACACAACCCCCACCGTTCCCCAGAAATAAGGGATAGAGTACTTGTTGCCTTCATCAAAGGACAAGTCCATGAATCGCGGATCAATGTTGTCCAGATGAGTTAATTTGCTATGATCGAGTGGAACGAGCAGGTCTTCTTCTTTCATTTTGCTAATCGCATATTCGGAAGGAATCGCCACATCAAACGTGGTGCCCCCCTGCTCGATCTTGGTCAACATTGCTTCATTGGAGTCAAACGTCTGATAGATGACCTTAATGCCGGTCTCGTCTTCAAACTCCTTAAGCAGATCCGGGTCGATATAATCGCCCCAGTTATAGATGGTCAGCGTGTTGCCGCCAGAATACCCCTGACTCTTGTTCAGATACGAAGCCAGAATCATTAAGGCAAAGGCGGCCACAAAAACAATTGCAAATGTCCGTACCAGTTGCTTCATGGACGCAGCCCCTTTCCTCCGGGTGGTATCCGTGTTGCACGGCGGTTAATGAAGTAATATCCGACTACCAGCAGCACCGTGAGCAGGAACAAGAGGGTTGATAGCGCGTTGATTGACAACGATACACCCTGCCTTGCTCTGGAGTATATTTCTACAGAGAGTGTAGAGTACCCATTACCCGTGACGAAGAATGTTACTGCAAAATCATCGAGCGAGTACGTCAATGCCATGAAGAATCCAGCAAAAATACCCGGTTTCACGTATGGCAACACCACGCGCGTCAGAATCTGCCATGAACCAGCGCCCAGATCGCGCGCTGCATCCATCAGTGTTGGGCTCATTTCCTGCAGCTTTGGCAGTACCATGATTACAACGATCGGTACACTGAATGCGATATGAGACAGCAGGACCGAAATGAAGCCCAGTTTGATGCCAATCATGGTGAACAGAATCAGGAATGATGCACCAATGATGACATCGGGACTCACGATGAGCACGTTATTGAGTGACAACAACGTATTTTTGGTCCGTTTGCGACGCACATGGTAGATTGCCAGTGCTCCTGCAACACCAAGGATTGTCGAGATCGCTGATGACAGCAGCGCAATGATAAATGTATTCAGCACGATGATGAGCAGCCGTGTATCGGCGAACACCTCTCTGTACCATTCGAGCGTGAATCCTTCGAAGCTGCGCATATGGCCGCCACTATTGAAGGAATAGAAGATCAGGTACGCAATCGGTGCGTACAGTATGGCGAATACAACGGCTAGGTAGACGTTAGACAGCTTTCCGTTTCTTCCCATTACGCACCTCCTTCTTGCCTGATCCAGTCAGGAACATAATAATCGCCATCGCAATAATCAAAAAGACGGCAATCGTTGAACCCATCCCCCAGTCCTGGGTGACGAGAAAATGCTGTTCAATCGCTGTTCCCAGCGTAATTACACGGTTCCCCGCAATGAGGCGGGTAATCATGAACAGAGACAGCGCAGGAATAAATACAGCCTGACAGCCTGATTTTACTCCACTAATGGTCAGTGGAAAGATAACCCGGCGGAAAGTCAGCCACGACGAGGCCCCCAGATCCCGCGCCGCGTAGATTAACGATGGATTCATCTCTTCCAACGCATTGAAGATCGGCAGAATCATGAATGGAATGAAGATGTACACCGAGACAAAGATAAAGCTGAAGTCGGTGAACAAAATCTGCTGTGTACCAATACCCACGACTTCAAGTAGAGAGTTGGTCAGGCCGTACGTTCCGAACAGGCCGATGAAGGCGTACGCTTTTAACAAGAGATTGATCCAGCTTGGCAGAATGATCAGCAGCAACCATAGCTGCTTGTGCTTCGTCCGGGTCAGCATATACGCTGTCGGGTAGGAGATTAGCAGCGAGAACGCCGTAATCAGAAATGCATACCAGAACGAACTGAGCGTCATCTGTAAGTACACCGGTGTGAAGAACCGGGCGTAGTTGCCAAACGTAAAGTTGCCCTCTACATCGAAGAATGAATAATAGATGACCAGCAGAACCGGCGCCACAACAAACAACACCATCCATAATACATATGGAATCAGATACGCATTGCGTGTGCTGGCCTTAGTCTGCATGAGCGGCCTCTTGGTAGGCTTCGAGTCGTTTGTCGAACTCTTCCTCGGTCTCGTTAAAGCGCATGACGTGTACAGCTTCCGGGTCAAAATACAGTCCAATCCGCGCGCCGACAACGGCTTTCTTGGTTGAATGAACAAGCCACTCATTGCCCGCATCGTCGTACGTGGATATCTCGTAATGCACCCCGCGGAATAACTGGGAGTCCACATTAACCTTGAGCTTGCCTTGGTCTTCGGTTGTAATCTCCAGATCCTCTGGGCGAATGACAATCTCTACCGGCTCGTCCCGCTGGAGACCCTGATCGACACACTCGTGCTGTGCGCCAGCGAATTCCACCACAAAGTCCTGCTTCATTTTGCCCGATACAATGTTCGATTCCCCAATAAAGTCTGCCACAAAACGGTTAATCGGTTCATCATAGATATCATTCGGTGTACCACTCTGTTGAATCACACCGCCATTCAGGACAAATATCTCGTCCGACATCGCCAAGGCCTCTTCCTGATCATGCGTAACAAAGATAAACGTGATGCCCAGTCGCTGTTGCAGCTCCCGCAGCTCATACTGCATTTCGGTCCGCAGCTTCAGATCGAGTGCCGAGAGCGGCTCGTCCAGCAGCAGAATTTCAGGCTCGTTCACAATGGCTCGTGCAATCGCAACACGTTGTCGTTGTCCGCCGGACATTTCGCCGATTTCACGGTTTTCATAACCGGATAGATTGACGAATTTGAGGGCTTCCAACACTTTGCTGCGAATTTCAGCCGTTTTCATCTTTTTGATCCGCAAACCAAAAGCCACGTTCTCAAATACATTCAAATGTGGAAATAACGCGTAATC belongs to Paenibacillus sp. FSL H8-0079 and includes:
- a CDS encoding ABC transporter ATP-binding protein encodes the protein MSEQQPIIRFEAVTQQYDQDEAVLKAVSFEIERGKFYTLLGPSGCGKTTILRLIAGFAEPTQGSIYFNGALINRVPAHQRQVNTVFQDYALFPHLNVFENVAFGLRIKKMKTAEIRSKVLEALKFVNLSGYENREIGEMSGGQRQRVAIARAIVNEPEILLLDEPLSALDLKLRTEMQYELRELQQRLGITFIFVTHDQEEALAMSDEIFVLNGGVIQQSGTPNDIYDEPINRFVADFIGESNIVSGKMKQDFVVEFAGAQHECVDQGLQRDEPVEIVIRPEDLEITTEDQGKLKVNVDSQLFRGVHYEISTYDDAGNEWLVHSTKKAVVGARIGLYFDPEAVHVMRFNETEEEFDKRLEAYQEAAHAD
- a CDS encoding ABC transporter permease; translation: MGRNGKLSNVYLAVVFAILYAPIAYLIFYSFNSGGHMRSFEGFTLEWYREVFADTRLLIIVLNTFIIALLSSAISTILGVAGALAIYHVRRKRTKNTLLSLNNVLIVSPDVIIGASFLILFTMIGIKLGFISVLLSHIAFSVPIVVIMVLPKLQEMSPTLMDAARDLGAGSWQILTRVVLPYVKPGIFAGFFMALTYSLDDFAVTFFVTGNGYSTLSVEIYSRARQGVSLSINALSTLLFLLTVLLVVGYYFINRRATRIPPGGKGLRP
- a CDS encoding ABC transporter permease translates to MQTKASTRNAYLIPYVLWMVLFVVAPVLLVIYYSFFDVEGNFTFGNYARFFTPVYLQMTLSSFWYAFLITAFSLLISYPTAYMLTRTKHKQLWLLLIILPSWINLLLKAYAFIGLFGTYGLTNSLLEVVGIGTQQILFTDFSFIFVSVYIFIPFMILPIFNALEEMNPSLIYAARDLGASSWLTFRRVIFPLTISGVKSGCQAVFIPALSLFMITRLIAGNRVITLGTAIEQHFLVTQDWGMGSTIAVFLIIAMAIIMFLTGSGKKEVRNGKKRKAV
- a CDS encoding ABC transporter substrate-binding protein — its product is MKQLVRTFAIVFVAAFALMILASYLNKSQGYSGGNTLTIYNWGDYIDPDLLKEFEDETGIKVIYQTFDSNEAMLTKIEQGGTTFDVAIPSEYAISKMKEEDLLVPLDHSKLTHLDNIDPRFMDLSFDEGNKYSIPYFWGTVGVVYNPELVDGLTFDSWNDLWDTRLKNQILLLDGAREVIGMGLNSLGYSLNDTNEDHLQEALKKLSTLTPNVRAIVGDEIKMLLANEEAAVGLVWSGDASEIMDENEKLDYMVPEEGSNLWFDNMVIPKTASNIEGAHQFINFMLDPDHAARNAEYVGYSTPNSEALKLLPEDISEDERFYPDETLTGKLEVYDNLGKKMLSHYNDLFLEFKMHSK